The following are from one region of the Ornithorhynchus anatinus isolate Pmale09 chromosome X1, mOrnAna1.pri.v4, whole genome shotgun sequence genome:
- the IRF1 gene encoding interferon regulatory factor 1, translated as MPTTRMRMRPWLELQINSNQIPGLTWINKEEMIFQIPWKHAAKHGWDINKDACLFRSWAIHTGRYKVGEKEPDPKTWKANFRCAMNSLPDIEEVKDQSRNKGSTAVRVYRMLPPLSKSQRKERKTKTSRDSRNKNKRKVYEEFSPEAKSEALNSSTLPDDHNGYTAHNYAVQEAEVESTSITLDLSPCEVSPSLTDWRAPMEILADSTNDMYHFQVSPMPSSSDAATDEDEEEKIPEEIIKLIEQSEWQPTNIGGKGYLLNEPGAQTIYNDFSCKEEDRDIDTTGGDIELNFTDLKSLDPTWMDSMLTLVRPPNIQAISCSL; from the exons ATGCCGACAACACGAATGCGCATGAGACCCTGGCTGGAGTTGCAGATCAATTCCAATCAGATCCCAGGCCTTACGTGGATCAATAAG GAGGAGATGATATTCCAAATCCCATGGAAACACGCCGCCAAGCACGGCTGGGACATCAACAAAGATGCCTGTCTCTTCCGGAGTTGGGCCATCCACActg ggagatacaaggtcggaGAAAAGGAGCCAGACCCCAAGACCTGGAAGGCCAACTTCCGCTGCGCCATGAACTCCCTGCCCGACATCGAGGAGGTGAAGGACCAGAGCAGGAACAAAGGCTCCACTGCCGTCCGCGTCTATCGGATGCTTCCGCCTTTGTCCAAGAGCCAGAGAAAAG AGAGAAAGACCAAGACCTCAAGAGACTCCAGAAACAAGAATAAGAGAAAG GTGTATGAAGAGTTCAGCCCGGAGGCCAAGTCAGAAGCATTAAACAGCTCCACACTACCAGATGACCACAACGGTTACACAGCTCACAACTATGCCGTACAGGAAGCCGAGGTCGAGAGCACATCCATCACTTTAG ATCTGTCCCCCTGCGAAGTCAGCCCCTCTCTGACCGACTGGAGGGCCCCGATGGAGATCCTGGCCGACAGCACCAATGACATGTACCACTTCCAGGTCTCGCCGATGCCCTCCAGCTCTGACG CGGCCACTGATGAGGACGAGGAAGAGAAAATCCCGGAGGAGATCATCAAG CTAATAGAGCAGTCGGAATGGCAGCCCACGAACATCGGCGGCAAAGGCTACCTGCTCAACGAGCCCGGGGCTCAAACCATCTACAACGACTTCAGCTGCAAAGAGGAGGATCGGGACATCGATACCACGGGAG ggGACATCGAGCTGAATTTCACTGACCTGAAAAGCTTGGACCCCACCTGGATGGACTCCATGCTGACCCTCGTCCGGCCCCCCAACATCCAAGCCATCTCCTGCAGCTTGTAG